atgtgaccacttacgcaatgtgcccgcctatggctattcttcaacagaaatgtgtaaaactacgtcacaatgctgtagacaccttggggaatacgtaaaaagtgtaagctcgttgatggtacattcacagccaaattggaacgcagcgctttcaaaacctggggcacttccggattggatttttctcaggctttcacctgcaacatcagttctgttatactcacagacaatatctttacagttttggaagcgttagagtgttttctatcgaaagctgttaattatatgcatattctagcatcttttcctgacgaaatatcacatttaaaacgggaatgtttttttcccaaaaatgaaaatattgCCCCCTAGCACAAATaggttttaaaaacaacctgaggattgattataaaaaacgtttgacatgtttctgtggacattatggtattatttggaattttcgtctgcgttgtcgtgaccactctttcctgtggatttctgaacataacgcgacaaacaaacggaggtatttggatataaaaattatctttatggaacaaaaggaacatttgttgtgtaactgggagtctcgtgagtgaaaacatccgaagatcatcaaaggtaaactattttttgattgcttttctgattttcgtgacaaatcaactgtaaatttagGTGATCTTCAAGGttacgttttaggaccactattgttttcactatatattttacctcttggggatgtcattcgaaaacataaggttaactttcactgctatgcggacgaaacacagctgtacatttcaatgaaacatggtgaagccccaaaattgccctcgctagaagcctgtgtttcagacataaggaagtggatggctacaaactttctacttttgaactcggacaaaacagagatgcttgttctaggtcccaagaaacaacgagatcttctgttgaatctgacaattaatcttaatggttaaACAGTCGTCTCAaaaaaaactgtgaaggaccttggtgttactctggacccagatctctcttttgatgaacatttcaagactgtttcaaggacagcttttttccaatgttctacgtaacattgcaaaaatcagaaactttctgtccaaaaattatgcagaaaaatgtatccaagcttttgttacttctaggtcagattactgcaatgctctactttccggctacctggataaagcactaaatagacttcagttggtgctaaatacggctgctagaaaactgactagaaccccaaaaaaatatcaaattactccagtgctagcctcctacactggcttcctgtcaaggcaagagCTGATTTCAAGGTTACACTGCTAACTTACAAAGCATTAAATGGGCTtgttcctacctatctctctgatttggtcctgccgtacatacctacacgtacgctacggtcacaagacgcaggcctcctaattgtccctagaatttctaagcaaagagctggaggcagggctttctcctacagagctccatttttatggaatggtctgcctacccatgtgagagacgcaaaatcggtctcaacctttcagtctttactgaagactcatctcttcagtgggtcatatgattgagtgtagtctggtccaggagtgtgaaggtgaacggaaaggctctggagcaacgaaccgcccttgctgtctctgcctggccggctcccctctttccactgggattctctgcctctaaccctattacaggggctgagtcactggcttactggtgctcttccatgccgtccctagaagGGATGCGTCACTTGAataggttgagtcactgatgtgatcttcctgtatgggttggcgtccccccccccctatatctggagtacttctcctgtcttatccggtgtcctgtgtgaatataagtatgctctctctaattctctctttctctctttctctcggaggacctgagccctaggaccatgcctcaggactacctggcatgatgactccttgctgtccccagtccacctggccgtgctgctgctccagtttcaactgttctgcctgcggctatggaatcctgacctgttcaccggacgtgctacctatcccagacctgctgttttcaactctctagagacagcaggagtggtagagatacttttAATGATATTTTAATGACTgaaatttactcctgaggtgctgacttgctgcaccctcgacaactactgtgattattattatttgaccatgcctgtcatttatgaacatttgaacatcttggccatgttctgttataatctccacccagcacagccagaagaggattggccacccccatagcctggttcctcaagaggtttcttcctaggttttggcctttctagggagtttttcctagcaaatgtacttcaacacctgcattgcttactgtttggggttttaggcagggtttctgtacagcactttgagatataagcagatgtacaaagggctacataaatacatttgatgtgatttgattgtatagtgtgtgtgtggcaggcttaaaatgatggcaaaaaacaacattgaaTTCTTCAATTTAAATTACAATACAAAATTCTtacaactaatagaatgttatatatatgggggatacaatcttcccagctctgcagattctgctgtgaggaggcagagtcattagatcatttattttggtattgtccatatgtagctcgtttttggtcacaggtccaggaatggctgaagaattgcctagaactaacgctgcagatagcaatactgggtgatttgaaaagccatagtcaataaATCAATgatataattattttagcaaaaatgattatttttaatttacaatctgtagaagctatgagaatagaaaggttcattCCGTTTGTGAAGCATAGAATTCCGTTTGTGACCCTGGTGCTGGAGgaggtacgcagctggaggttgaatgtttgaaagggtacgggactataaagaGTTGGGGAACCACTGATCTAGTGTATATTTAAATCATTATCACTCTCAGGAGAGAGGTACTTAGCAGAGAGCTGGGCAAAGCggcatttaaaataaataaatacgacGACCGTGTCCTTGAGAGTATTAACATCCATAATCCAATGTGCCTTGTCATTGTCAAAGGACTGGCTGGCTCAGTGAAGTGGTTGCCTACTTTAGCTTGACACAGCAAGTCCAACTCTCCAACCAACTCTGCCAGTTTTGGCACCGAGTTTGGGGCCATAGAGTAGTCACATGATTGACCACATGGTGGCACTACAGGAAAGGAAGTGAATAGATACATAGACATAGTATTTTATGTTTTCAGATTGATTATGCAGTGAGTACTTTATTCATAATCATAGCACGAATGAACCAAAAAAGATCATCAGACCACTTTATCATGCCATCATTATTTTGAATGAACTAATAACAATTCTAGACATAGAGCAGTATCACTTCCTATCACAAACTACTCAAATTAGCTTTAGAATAGATACGATTGCACTGGAGAGACACCCTAATTTGGTTGTTCATATGGCGTTACGGGATCCATTCTTGATCTGTGTTGGATTATCTAGCCAGGGCCAGACCCACCATGTTCTGGGCTCTGCTGAAGATGGAATAGTACTGTCGGATGAAGATGTCACCCAGAATCCACAGGTCGGAGCTACTAGACTGGAGACCGGTACGGCAGCCATAGTAGGTGGACTGTacgggtggcagagagagagagaacttgtcAAAACAATGTTACGATCACTTCATGGCTACCTAAGatctaccacagacacacacacacacacacacacaaacacacacacacctggcggACGTAGGTGGAGGCTGGGAGAGTGAAGGCCTGTCCGTGGATGTGGAAGACCATCGatggcatgttgttgatgttgttacaGTTCACCACAttctgaaaaagagagagagacaaatagagggaggagagagaggtatgagaggagagagagacaatgaatTAAACAGCATTTGCTTTGTGACGTAGACTGTGTGGGTTCTTTTCTGGTTCTTGTTGAGTTATGTCAGTAGTGGTGATGGGAACACATCATTAACACAACGTTATGCCTGGTTCTTTgtgacacatcaccaaaacaatATCACATGACTTACGTCTCCGTTGGCGGAGTGGGCTCCCACAGCACGGGCCATGCTGGAGATGTCGGCCTGAGGTCCCACAATATTAGAGGTGCCGGTGTCCACGATAGCCTGGCAGCCGCCGTTACAGGCCACAATCTGGCCATTCACAGTCACACTGCAATggacacacagatatacacagatCAGGAAGAGATGGCTGCTTGAGAACAGTACTCAACCACTTCATCTACCAGTTACATAGGATTATATAACCCATTAATAACCATTTATAACCCTATAAAACGTATTGTAACTGCAACAGTACCTGTCGACGGTGATCTGCCAGTACATCTGAGAGGACAGGGGGATCCATGCGATCTGGCCGGAGTAGTGGTTGGTGTCAACGCCTCCGAAGGTCACCATGCTACCTACCGCAGAGTTACTGGAGATGGACGacaacagagagcgagagggagggagagaggggggagtgtgagacagagagagagagagagagagagagagagagagggagagagggagagagagagagagagagagagagagagagagagagagagagagagacagacagacaagttgTGTCAGTTCATATTTCCAAGCCATGATGGTTTGTGGGAGCCATGTGGCtcgggtcaacagtagtgcactatacaggcaatagggttccatttcagaCATGGCCCTGGTTGACCTCCACTCTGACCACTCACCGAGTCAGGTAGACAGAGAACATGTCCTGGTTGACCTCCACTCTGACCACTCACTGAGTCAGGTAGACAGAGAACATGTCCTGGTTGACCTCCACTCTGACCACTCACCGAGTCAGGTAGACAGAGAACATGTCCTGGTTGACGAGATGCTGGGTCATCATGTTGTCAAAGACTGGTGTGGCCTGAGAGGCAGCCAGGCGGGGGTAAGCCAGACCCAGGATACCATCAGCCTTCATATGAGCCATGAAGGGAGCCTCCGATTGACTCAGCCCAAAGATCTGGTTCTTCACAGGGATCCCACCCACCTACAGAGGACCAGGAAGAGGAGGATAATATTTGAGATAGTACTGAAACCTACACAATGTTTCCAGTAGTCATGTTGTTGTGATGAATTCTGTTCCTTACCACAACGGTGTCGAAGCCCTCGAAACCAGTCATACTGCCAGTACCGTATTGGATGGACAGGCTCTTCCCAGCATTCTTGAAGGTAGAGGACAAACTGGGGTTGAACCTTTTGTGGTTGGCTGGAAGGAGGGGAGACATGATTAGCctgggagtgtttgtgtgtgtgtgtgtttgtgcgtgtgtgtgtgtgtgtgtgtttgtgtgtgtgtgtgttacaaacCGCAAGCTGCGCTGCTGCAGTAGACGGAAGGAATCCACAGGTTGGATGATCCAGTGTCAAAGATGACAGTGAAGGACTGAGGTGGAGTTCCAATGGAGATCACTCCAAAGTACGCCAACTAGAGAAGATCAAATAATGAAATAATCATTTGTATTAATTAATACCTCCCCCTACAAAGTACGCCGACTAGAGAATATCAAATAATGAAATAAATATTTGTATTAATAAATACCTCCCCCTACAAAGTACGCCAACTAGAGAAGATCAAATAATGAAATAATCATTTGTATTAATTAATACCTCCCCCTACAATGTACGCCGACTAGAGAATATCAAATAATGAAATAAATATTTGTATTAATAAATACCTCAGCCTACCCTATGATATTATAAGAATTAGCTGAATTACACCAGAATACCGATCGGTCATCAGTAATCGAATTGTTGATTTCAAACTAAAGTTTTCCTGGTGGATCAATAATTAATTTAAGAAGAAGAGGCCAAAAGATGTGCTTCAGCCTTCTCTGCTGCCTTACATAGTGGAACCTGTTAAGTGCTATCCATTCTCATGCTTACATCAGCGTCGTTGGTCATCTGCTCACTGGAGACATATAGGCTCTGGTCGTCAAACCTGGTGGGGTTGAAAGGGAACTTCCCTCTGTACTCATTCCACAGACCCTGCTCCTCCAGGCTCTCCCTGGCACTCTTCCCCTTGATCAGCGGGACCCTGTGGAGGAGGACAAAGTCTGGTTGGGCAAGCAGCTCAGGTCAAGCAGGTTCCTGCTCAAACCATTGTAATAAACGTTATGACAACATAGGCTAAACAACTGTGTGTGACTATTCAAATTCACTCATTTAGGGGTATTAAACCTTTCACTGCCTTCTGATCTGTTGCGTAATGTAAATATAGGAGAATAGCAGTAATATAACATGAGTATAGCAGGGGAATAGCATGAGTATAGCAGGAGAATAGCAGGAGAATAGCAGGAGAATAGCAGGAGTATAGCAGGAGAATAGCAGGAGAATAGCAGGAGTATAGCAGGAGTATAGCAGGAGAATAGCAGGAGTATAGCAGGAGAATAGCAGGAGAATAGCAGGAGTATAGCAGGAGAATAGCAGGAGTATAGCAGGGGTATAGCAGGAGTATAGCAGGAGAATAGCAGGAAAATAGCAGGGGTATAGCAGGAGTATATCAGGGGTAAAACATGAGTATATCAGGGGTATAGCAGGAGTACAGCAGGAGCATAGCAAGTGTATAGCAGGAGTATAACAGGAGTATAGCAGGAGAATAGTAGGAGAATAGTAAGAGCAGAGCACGATTACAGCAGGAGTATAACAGGAGTATAACAGGAGTATAACAGGAGTAGAGCAGGGGTATAGCAGGAATATAACAGGAGTATAGCAGGGGTATAGCATGATTAACGTACTGGATGATGCATTCAGAGAGTGCCACCACGGCACACAGAACGATAGCCCACTTCATGATGTGATGTCTGGTCTCTTCAGTAGTCACCTGTAGAACTCGTTCACCTGTGCAAAGAAGCAATTCCTCAATCAACCCATCAAATGCAATGTATCGCAATTCTTTTGCTCAGCGCAAACAAGGCAAGTTAGagaccttgagaggaaccagactcacCTGTAGATGCCTGTGGATGAGTGATCTGAGACGTGTGTATGTGTTGTCTTATATACAGATGGTCCACAGTTCTAACTCTGCGTTGCTTTATCGCTACGATAAGAGAGTATCCACCTGCCATGATAAGTAATGGTGAAATAATGGACGACCTCGAGACAATGTCAATCTGACGATAACCTGTACAGTATGTTGGTTCCAACGGCTACATTACAGTAATGTGTGTATACTGTTGAAAAGTGCCAGTTCTAATCATATAATGGCTAACCTGCCAGACTTCTCTCTAGGATATGAGATGACTTGTGTAGACTCAGTGATATAAAGTAAAGGTCCCCACTTGCAAATACCCTCCTATCAGCACACTTTTCCCTCACACGGTTTACTTTTGGATTAGGCAGCCTTATTAAGGCTACTGTTTCTCTGTTAGGACACGATACCTATCAGCCAGGGATTATTTCATTAACTAACATGGCACATTCACGAGAACATTCACAATGTTAACAAATATCTTGGTGATTATTTAAAGATGAATGTCACTATATGTTTCAAATAGAAAACATAATGGACATTCAACACAAAACACAACGTTACTTCTGGGCCAAGTGGTCATATGTCTTCATTGATCATCAAGAAAAATATATATGTCCTTTTAGATGTAAAAAATTATCCTATTTAAATATTTTATCATACAATAGATACACAAGAAGTCAAATGTAAACAACCCCAACCCCcagaatacatacagttgaagtcagaagtttacatacacctgagccaaatacatttaaactcagtttttcacaattcccgacATTTCATCCtcgtaaaaatcccctgtcttaggtcagttaggatcaccactttattttaagattgtgaaatgtcagaataatagtagagagaattttttatttcatcttttatttctttcatcacattcccagttggtcagaagtttacatactaattgagtgtatttgatagcattgcctttaaaaccttttgtgactagggggcagtattttcatttggtaaaaataacgttcccatagtaaacgggatattttgtcaggacaagatgctagaatatgcatataattgacagcttaggatagaaacactctgaagtttccaatactgtaaaaatattgtctgtgagtataacagaactgatattgcaggtaaaagcctgagaaaaatccaatccgggaAGTGACTCatattttgaaagctctgcgttccaatgcgtccctattgagc
This genomic window from Oncorhynchus kisutch isolate 150728-3 linkage group LG20, Okis_V2, whole genome shotgun sequence contains:
- the LOC109865975 gene encoding pepsin A-like translates to MAGGYSLIVAIKQRRVRTVDHLYIRQHIHTSQITHPQASTGERVLQVTTEETRHHIMKWAIVLCAVVALSECIIQVPLIKGKSARESLEEQGLWNEYRGKFPFNPTRFDDQSLYVSSEQMTNDADLAYFGVISIGTPPQSFTVIFDTGSSNLWIPSVYCSSAACANHKRFNPSLSSTFKNAGKSLSIQYGTGSMTGFEGFDTVVVGGIPVKNQIFGLSQSEAPFMAHMKADGILGLAYPRLAASQATPVFDNMMTQHLVNQDMFSVYLTRNSAVGSMVTFGGVDTNHYSGQIAWIPLSSQMYWQITVDSVTVNGQIVACNGGCQAIVDTGTSNIVGPQADISSMARAVGAHSANGDNVVNCNNINNMPSMVFHIHGQAFTLPASTYVRQSTYYGCRTGLQSSSSDLWILGDIFIRQYYSIFSRAQNMVGLALAR